Genomic window (Shewanella psychropiezotolerans):
CGACTTTTAAAGAGGTATTACCCACATGGATAACCCTGGCGATGATTTCGGCCAGGCTGCCAGCAGGAATAGCCTTCTTAAAGTCAATCCTGTCCGAGCTCACTGTAACCAGAGGCTTACGGCAGAAGCGAGTGGCGGCGATAAAGGCGGTTTCGTCCATCCAGGCCAAGGCTTCGCCACCGAAGAGGGTGTTGTGGTGGTTGGTGATGGACGGAAATATGGCCTTGATGACACGGGCTTCGGATTGTTCTATACGGGCATTGATCACTGGCGAGCGACATTCGGGTGTTTGGGATAATGGCATACGGCAACCTAAGGTTATGCTAGTTCAATATTGGCGGAATATAGGCGGAGAATTATAGTGAAACTTCCTGTCTAAAGGAATCATTATTAAACGAGTGTTTTATTGCCGTTTTTAAAACCGATTATCTATGATTTAGCGGTGTCATTTGTTAAAAAATAAACTGATATTGAGTTTATTTAACCTGAGTTGATTGTATTTAAAATAATAAATACGCATCTATTTCGCATAGTTCATCGCTTGTGGCGTATTTGTTAGTCTTTGAAAAATAAATGAAAAGTTAGCTAAGTTATAAGAGGTGATTTTATTATTATATTAAACTAATAAACAAATTCAGAATATGAGTGTAGTTTAAATAGTATCCAAACCACTTCATAACCAATGGCTTGAAGTGAGCGGGTGTAAATACCGATGAAGTTATCTTGCCGTTATGGTTGTTGAGTTTTGTTGTCTCTGTATTTAGGTATTTCGGTACAACTAAATAATAATAGGAATAATCAAATGAGTAACAAAACTGCATATTTGGGCAGGCGGCACCGCCTCGCTTTATTAATAAGCACATCGCTTTTGAGTCAAGCCGTGGTCAGCCAAGCTTACGCTGTCGATTGCCAAGGGGTCGCACCTTGGCTAGCCGATACCGTGTATGCCAGTACCACACAGGTCACAGAGCAAAATACCCTCTTTCAAAATAAATGGTGGACCACCAACGAGTCACCAGCGGATGCCGGTGAGTGGGGGGTGTGGGAAACCTTAGGTCAATGCGATGGAGCCTCAAATCAAGCGCCTGTGGTGAACATACTCGCGCCTCAAGCAGGTAGTACAGTCAACCTAAATGATTCGATGGTGCTTAACGCCGAAGCGACCGACAGTGATGGCACGGTAGACAGCTTGATGTGGACGGCGAACGATATTCCGGTGACCAGCCCTTGGTTAGCACACCTTCAAGGCGCCGTGGTATTGAAGGTCACCGCTACCGATAATGATGGTGCATCGACTGAGCAGCTGGTTAATATTACTGTGGTGAATAACCAGAATTTATCGCCTGAGACAGCTATTATTTCGCCAATTAATGACAGCGCTGTCACATCCGGAGACTCGATTCTTATTACTGCAAATGCATCGGATCCCGATGTTGGCGACAGCATAGCTAAGGTTGAGCTGCTTGTTGACGGCGTGGTTGTGAGCACAGATACTAGCGATCCCTATGAGTTTAGCTGGATTGCTAGCTATGCGGGAGATCATAGTCTGCAATCGCGTGCATTTGACTCTCAAAATGACAGCGCTGTCTCTGCGTCAGTCAATATAAACGTTACAGCGGCCAATCAGCTGCCGAGTGTTGAATTAACCTCTCCGAGTGCCAATTTCAATTTGGTTGTCAATGGTGAACTGTCTATCGGTGCCAATGCCTTGGACAGTGATGGTGATATCGTCTCGGTGAGCTTCTTCGCCAATGGTGTCTTGATAGAAACAGACACCCTAGCGCCGTATTCGACTCTGTATAGCACAGCGCAAGTGGGCGATCTGTCTATTACGGCCGAAGTGACCGATAACCTGGGGGCGAGTGCGCTTTCGAGTGCCATTCTTGGTTATGTGGGTGATAGACCGACAAGCCATGAAGCCTGTCGTCCCGATGGTTTAGAAGGGGATTCAGTTTATTGTGATATTTATGATGAAAATGGTCGTGAGAAGATGGGCGCCGATCATGCGCGCCGCGTAATTGGTTACTTTACCTCCTGGAGAAATGGTACCAACGGCCAGCCAAGTTATCTGGTGAACGATATTCCATGGGATAAGATCACCCATATTAACTATGCATTTGCCCATATCGATGGCAATAACAAGGTATCGGTTGGTGATCCAAACAGTTTGGAAAACCCCGCAACCAGCATGACTTGGGCGGGAGTGGTCGGCGCCGAGATGGATCCTGAGTACAGCTATAAGGGACATTTCAACCTGCTTAATAAGTATAAGAAGTTGCATCCTCAGGTGAAGACCTTGATCTCAATCGGTGGTTGGGCCGAGACCGGTGGCTATTTCGATGATACTGGTAACCGTATTGCCAGTGGTGGTTTCTATGAGATGACCAAGACACAAGCTGGGATCAATACCTTTGCCGATTCTGTGGTGGAGTTCTTGCAAACCTATGGTTTCGATGGCGCAGATATTGATTATGAGTATGCCACCTCGATGGCTAAATCCGGTAATCCCGATGACTTTGCCGTCGCCGATCCGCTCAGAGCGACCCTATTTGCTCAGTACGACACCTTGATGAAAACCCTGCGTGAGAAGCTTGATACTGCCGGTAAGCAAGACAATAAGCACTACATGCTTACTGTTGCCGCCCCTGCATCTGGCTATTTGCTGCGCGGCATGGAAGCGTATCAGATGACGCGATTCCTCGATTACGTCAACATTATGAGTTATGACCTACACGGTGCCTGGAACGATTTTGTCGGCCATAACGCCGCGCTTTATGATACCGGCGAAGATGCCGAGCTGGCATTTTGGGATGTGTATTCGACTGCGCAATATGGTGGCATTGGCTACCTCAACACCGACTGGGCCTATCATTATTTCCGCGGCGCCATGCCAGCGGGCCGTATTAATATAGGCTTACCTTACTATACCCGAGGTTGGCAAGGAGTCACTGGTGGGTTAAACGGTCTGTGGGGTAAGGCGGCATTACCTGATCAAGCCTCTTGTCCATCGGGTACCGGTGAAGGCGACAATAATTGTGGTTATGGTGCTCAGGGGATAGATAACCTCTGGCACGATCTTGATAAAAACGGCAACGAGATGTTCGCCGGATCTAATCCCATGTGGCATGCCAAGAACCTGGAACAGGGCATAACCGGCAGTTACCTTGCCAGCTATGGCCTAGATCCTATCAATGATCCTGCCGATGAACTGACGGGAACTTACGAGCGTCATTACGATAATGTCGCCCAGTCTTCCTGGTTATGGAATCCATCAAAGCAAGTCTACCTGTCTACCGAAGATGAGCAGGCGATGAATACTAAGGTTCAGTATGTGGTCGACAAAGGTATCGGTGGCGTGATGTTCTGGGAGCTGGCCGGTGATTTTGACTGGTATCCAGAGCGTAACTCTGGCCAAGGCGAGTATTTCATCGGTGAAACGATGACAACGATTGCCTACGATAAGTTTGCCAGTGCGACGCCTTACGGCAATACCGTCAGCAACTCTCCTGCGCTGGCTAACGCCTTAGCCTTGAGCGCGAACTTGTCGGGTTACAAGGTGGGTGACAGTAATTATCCCATTACGCCGACACTCACCATCAGCAACAACAGCCAGAGCACTATACCTGGCGGTGCCGTGTTTGAGTTTGATATCTCGACGTCGACGTCATCTCAAATAAGCGATCAATCGGGCATGAACTTAGCGGTTGTTACCGATGGGTCAAACGCGGCTTCGGGTAACGTCGGCGGCCTGGAAAATGATTTCCATCGGGTTCGCTTTACTTTGCCTAGCTACAAGTCTATCGCGCCTGGTGCCGATTTTGGTGGCACGATTAAGTATTACTTACCTGTGTCTATGCCTTCGAACTTCACCGTGTCATTTGATGGGGTTACCTATGACTTTGGTCAAGCAGGGAGCACAGTGCCGGGTGAATGTGAGCTGGATCCAACGGCGCCGGGTTGTGGTGATACCACACCACCAATATCTGATTCATGTCGTGATGCCAATATCGAACCGTCCGTTATCCCGGCTTATCCGAACTTCCCTCAAACAGACTGGGCGGGAAATCCCAGTCACGCCACTGGTGGAGACAGGATGAAAGATGAGACGGCCGTATTCGTTGCGCTTTGGTGGACCAATGCCAAGCCAAGTGCCTCGAGCGGCGATTGGGACTTTGTTTGTAACCTGAACTAGGTGATGAACTAAGTCATTAACTGCGTAAGTCATCAACTGAATCAGTTTTTTAATTAAATAACTGATTGGCTAAGCCAGTATTTGAGTGAACCAAACTAAAGGAACGGTTCGCTTAAATACTGACTCCAGATCGCTGCAATGGACCTAAGTCGCGACAGAGCCGCTTATTCAGGCAATCAGTATCAGGCCAAGTGGTGGCTTTTCCCTTGTATTACCCGTTTTTGATTGAGGCAGACTCAGTGGTACTGCCTAATCGATGAGTGAGAAACAATGAAAAACTCAATTCAAATTATCATCAGTCTCGGCCTGACAATGGCCTTGCTAAGCAGTCAGCTCGTTCAGGCTCACGGTTTTATGGAAAATCCTAAGGCGCGTCAGCAGTTTTGTGTCGAAGCGGGGGGCTATTGGTGGCCCGAAGACGGCTCGGCCATCCCGAATCTGGCTTGCCGGGTGGCTTTTCTTGCCAAGGGCACTAAACCTTTCGTGCAAAATAACGAATTCTCGGTCAATGTTATCGATTACCACAATATCGAAGCGGTAAAACTGGCTATCCCGGATGGTCAGCTCTGCGCCGGTGGAGACATTGACAAGTCCGGCATGGATATCGCCTCACCATACTGGCAGCGTAGCCTGATCACCCCGGACAGCGAGGGTCATGTGACTGTGACTTTCGATGCTCATACTCCCCATAACCCCAGTTTCTGGGAGTTTTACCTGTCCGCCCCCAGTTTCGATGCTGACACGGAAACTCTGAGTTGGCAAAAACTCGCGCTTATTGCCGAGGTGAGCGATGTTGCTGTCACCAGTCTCGATGGCCGTAATGTGTATCAGATAAGGGTTCCTTTTCCTCGAGACCGCCTTGGTGCTGCGACCTTGTATACTCGATGGCAGCGTGAAGATGCCGCTGGTGAAGGTTTTTACAATTGCAGTGATATTACCATAGTAAATGAGACTCAACCTTTGGAGTGGACCGAGTTAGACCAATATATCGTCAACGGTTTAACGGCTAATGAAGGTGATGAAGTCTGGTTCCGTCTGTTTAGCCCCCAGGGGGATGAGTTGGTGTTTGAGAAAATTACGGTAGAGCAGTCAAACCTGGCCACTGAGATATGGGCTAAACAGCTTTCACAGCAAGTGTCGGCTCAATATTTTTCAGTAATACAAGTGGGAGTTAAATCTAGTGGTGATGCAATTGTCTATTCAGAGGATCTGGCTCTTAATAAAGTGTGGGTTAACCAGTTAGGACTCACCTTCAGGCTGGATGTGAAAACGCCCACTGAGCCACCTAAAACATGCACTCAGTCTCCATGGGATGAGTCTGGTACCTATAACAGTGGCGATCTCGTGGTATATGAGTCACTCAGCTATCAAGCCAAGTGGTGGACTCAGAATGAACTTCCATCCGCGTCGGGCGTGTGGCAGTTATTGGGAGCGTGTCAATGATCTTGATGGATTTTTAGATCAAAAAAAGGCTTCTTAGCAATGCTGAGAAGCCTTTTTTACGGGATTAGCCTTTACGAGCTAAGTTTATTTATTCTGTCTCTCGACGCTTTAGCGAGAGAGCGAAGCAGTTTCTCTGAGTCTTCCCAATGCAAACAGGCATCTGTGATGCTCTTACCATAGACCAGCTCCTCACCAGGGATCACCTTCTGGTTACCCTCTTCGATGAAGCTTTCGGCCATGATACCTGCGATAGCCGTCGAGCCTTCATTCATCTGTTTGATGATGCTGTCGGCGACGATGAGTTGCTGGGCATGTTTCTTCTGGCTGTTGCCGTGGCTGAAGTCGACAACCATACGATGGGAAACACCTAAGCTTTTCAGTTGCTCTGCAGCGGCATTAACGTCTTCGGCGTGATAGTTAGGTTGCTTACCACCCCGTAGAATGATGTGGCCAAATGGGTTACCACTGGTGCGATAAACCGCCATGGCGCCATCTTTATCCGGAGAATAGAAGATGTGCGGCTCTTTCGCAGCGCGCACGGCATCGATGGCAATATTGATGTTGCCGTCGGTGCCATTTTTAAAACCAACCGGGCAAGATAGGGCCGATGCCATCTCACGGTGAATTTGACTCTCTGTGGTGCGCGCGCCGACAGCGCCCCAGGTAATGAGGTCGGCGATATACTGACCGTTCACCATATCGAGGAATTCGGTTGCGATAGGCAACTTGAGTTCGGTAATTTTTTGCAATAATTCACGGGCGAGACGAAGTCCCTTGTTGGCGTTGAAACTGCCGTCGAGATCGGGATCTGAGATGAGTCCTTTCCAGCCGACTGTGGTTCTGGGCTTCTCGAAGTAGACGCGCATCAGGATACACAGATCGTCTTTCAGCTCCATATGCAGTTTTGCCAAGCGCTCCGCATATTCTACGGCCGCCTTGGTGTCATGAATTGAGCAGGGACCTATAATAACCAGCAGTCTTGGGTCTTCACCGGTTAAGATAGCTTCGACTTCGCGTCTCTGTTGAACCAGGTAGTCGGCAGCCTCTTGGGTGAGGGGATATTCAGAAGCTAATTTAGCCGGAGAAATTGCCTTACATAATAAAGTGGTGCGTAGTTCGTCTGTTTTAATGGTCATTCATTGTACCGAGCGTTCGTAAGGGCATTTAGCCTGATTGCTTCGGATTATAACGAATAGTTTAAAGATGCACAGCGCCTTAATCACGAAAAGTGAGGTTAATTTCGGCTCTCTGTGCATATAAGTTGCCAAATAAGTGAATATTTAAGCAGTTTCAGCCCTACATCAGAACATATGACGTTTCAGTCCGGTGACATCGAGGATCTTAGTGGCTATCTCTTCGACCGAATGATTGGTGGTGTCGACGTAGGGGATACGCTCGCGTTTGTACATCATCTCTACCTCTTTAACTTCGATACGACATTGACGCAATGAGGAGTAACGGCTGTTCTCCATGCGGCTCTGGCGTATCTCATGGAGGCGTACCGGATCTATGGTTAGACCGAATAGTTTTTTCTTATTTCGTTTGAGCTCAGGGGGAAGTTTGAGGTTATCCATGTCATCTTCGACAAAAGGATAGTTGGCGGCTTTAATACCGAACTGCAGCGAAAGGTAGAGGCTGCTTGGGGTCTTACCACAACGAGACACACCTAATAGAACTAGATCGGCACTATCTATGTTCTTTAATGTCTGACCGTCATCATTATCCATGGTGTAATTGATGGCTTCTATTCTGGCCTCATAGCCTTCATTATCCTTGCCGTGAGTTCGATGAACCACGGGAGAGGCTTTCATTCCCAATTGTTTCTCCAATGGGGCCACAAAAGTGTTCAAAAAGTCATAATCTATGCCTTCACTGCTGAAGATGATGTCTCGAATCTCAGGTTTGACGATAGAATGGAAGACTAAGGGACGTTCACCTGTTGTAATAAAACAATCATCTATTTGGGCTTTAATTGCTTGAGCTTTAGCTTCTGTTTCGACGAATGGAATTGTAAGTGCATCAAATTCAACGGGAAACTGTGAGAGGACTGCATGGCCAAACACCTCTGCTGTGATGGCGGTACCGTCTGAAATATAGAAAACTTTACGTAACATTTTGACCTCTTGTAGTAATAAAATTACAAATAAAATTATAGATTTACGCTTGTTGCGATGGAGTGTAAAATGCCGCTGCCCTCCTGTGAAGGGGCCACACTGAAATAAACTTGCGGAGATAGAACTGTGCAGCAATATGTACTCTGGTATCAAGAATTAGGCATGGGTGACGTCAACAAGGTCGGCGGTAAGAACGCTTCTCTTGGAGAGATGATTAGCAACTTAGCTAATGCAGGCGTTCAAGTGCCTGGCGGTTTTGCCACCACCTCTTACGCGTTCAACGAATTCCTTGAACAAAGCGGACTGAACCAGAAGATATACGACATTCTAGATATTCTAGATGTAGATGACGTGAA
Coding sequences:
- a CDS encoding acyl-CoA thioesterase, whose product is MPLSQTPECRSPVINARIEQSEARVIKAIFPSITNHHNTLFGGEALAWMDETAFIAATRFCRKPLVTVSSDRIDFKKAIPAGSLAEIIARVIHVGNTSLKVEVNIFVEDMYRDHREHAIRGVFTFVAIDDDRQPTQVWTQGS
- a CDS encoding glycosyl hydrolase family 18 protein, with amino-acid sequence MSNKTAYLGRRHRLALLISTSLLSQAVVSQAYAVDCQGVAPWLADTVYASTTQVTEQNTLFQNKWWTTNESPADAGEWGVWETLGQCDGASNQAPVVNILAPQAGSTVNLNDSMVLNAEATDSDGTVDSLMWTANDIPVTSPWLAHLQGAVVLKVTATDNDGASTEQLVNITVVNNQNLSPETAIISPINDSAVTSGDSILITANASDPDVGDSIAKVELLVDGVVVSTDTSDPYEFSWIASYAGDHSLQSRAFDSQNDSAVSASVNINVTAANQLPSVELTSPSANFNLVVNGELSIGANALDSDGDIVSVSFFANGVLIETDTLAPYSTLYSTAQVGDLSITAEVTDNLGASALSSAILGYVGDRPTSHEACRPDGLEGDSVYCDIYDENGREKMGADHARRVIGYFTSWRNGTNGQPSYLVNDIPWDKITHINYAFAHIDGNNKVSVGDPNSLENPATSMTWAGVVGAEMDPEYSYKGHFNLLNKYKKLHPQVKTLISIGGWAETGGYFDDTGNRIASGGFYEMTKTQAGINTFADSVVEFLQTYGFDGADIDYEYATSMAKSGNPDDFAVADPLRATLFAQYDTLMKTLREKLDTAGKQDNKHYMLTVAAPASGYLLRGMEAYQMTRFLDYVNIMSYDLHGAWNDFVGHNAALYDTGEDAELAFWDVYSTAQYGGIGYLNTDWAYHYFRGAMPAGRINIGLPYYTRGWQGVTGGLNGLWGKAALPDQASCPSGTGEGDNNCGYGAQGIDNLWHDLDKNGNEMFAGSNPMWHAKNLEQGITGSYLASYGLDPINDPADELTGTYERHYDNVAQSSWLWNPSKQVYLSTEDEQAMNTKVQYVVDKGIGGVMFWELAGDFDWYPERNSGQGEYFIGETMTTIAYDKFASATPYGNTVSNSPALANALALSANLSGYKVGDSNYPITPTLTISNNSQSTIPGGAVFEFDISTSTSSQISDQSGMNLAVVTDGSNAASGNVGGLENDFHRVRFTLPSYKSIAPGADFGGTIKYYLPVSMPSNFTVSFDGVTYDFGQAGSTVPGECELDPTAPGCGDTTPPISDSCRDANIEPSVIPAYPNFPQTDWAGNPSHATGGDRMKDETAVFVALWWTNAKPSASSGDWDFVCNLN
- a CDS encoding lytic polysaccharide monooxygenase, with amino-acid sequence MKNSIQIIISLGLTMALLSSQLVQAHGFMENPKARQQFCVEAGGYWWPEDGSAIPNLACRVAFLAKGTKPFVQNNEFSVNVIDYHNIEAVKLAIPDGQLCAGGDIDKSGMDIASPYWQRSLITPDSEGHVTVTFDAHTPHNPSFWEFYLSAPSFDADTETLSWQKLALIAEVSDVAVTSLDGRNVYQIRVPFPRDRLGAATLYTRWQREDAAGEGFYNCSDITIVNETQPLEWTELDQYIVNGLTANEGDEVWFRLFSPQGDELVFEKITVEQSNLATEIWAKQLSQQVSAQYFSVIQVGVKSSGDAIVYSEDLALNKVWVNQLGLTFRLDVKTPTEPPKTCTQSPWDESGTYNSGDLVVYESLSYQAKWWTQNELPSASGVWQLLGACQ
- a CDS encoding 3-deoxy-7-phosphoheptulonate synthase, translated to MTIKTDELRTTLLCKAISPAKLASEYPLTQEAADYLVQQRREVEAILTGEDPRLLVIIGPCSIHDTKAAVEYAERLAKLHMELKDDLCILMRVYFEKPRTTVGWKGLISDPDLDGSFNANKGLRLARELLQKITELKLPIATEFLDMVNGQYIADLITWGAVGARTTESQIHREMASALSCPVGFKNGTDGNINIAIDAVRAAKEPHIFYSPDKDGAMAVYRTSGNPFGHIILRGGKQPNYHAEDVNAAAEQLKSLGVSHRMVVDFSHGNSQKKHAQQLIVADSIIKQMNEGSTAIAGIMAESFIEEGNQKVIPGEELVYGKSITDACLHWEDSEKLLRSLAKASRDRINKLSS
- the ppsR gene encoding posphoenolpyruvate synthetase regulatory kinase/phosphorylase PpsR; translation: MLRKVFYISDGTAITAEVFGHAVLSQFPVEFDALTIPFVETEAKAQAIKAQIDDCFITTGERPLVFHSIVKPEIRDIIFSSEGIDYDFLNTFVAPLEKQLGMKASPVVHRTHGKDNEGYEARIEAINYTMDNDDGQTLKNIDSADLVLLGVSRCGKTPSSLYLSLQFGIKAANYPFVEDDMDNLKLPPELKRNKKKLFGLTIDPVRLHEIRQSRMENSRYSSLRQCRIEVKEVEMMYKRERIPYVDTTNHSVEEIATKILDVTGLKRHMF